One part of the Lotus japonicus ecotype B-129 chromosome 2, LjGifu_v1.2 genome encodes these proteins:
- the LOC130740097 gene encoding pentatricopeptide repeat-containing protein At5g65570, with the protein MNFYSSLITQCAHTKSLTTLRAVHAHVISSGFSYCLLGHKLIDGYIKCGSVAEARKLFDEMPERHIVTWNSMISAHVSHGKSKQAVELYGNMLVEGVLPDAYTFSAIFKAFSELGLVRYGRRAHGLAVVLGLEVLDVFVASALVDMYAKFDRMRDAHLVFDRVLEKDVVLFTALIAGYAQQGLDGEALEVFREMVDRRVKPNEYTLASTLASCGNLVDSINGKLIHGFIVKSGLESFVASQTSLLTMYSRCNMVEDSVKVFNQLAYASHVTWTSFVVGLVQNGREEVAVSVFREMIRCSVSPNPFTLSSILQACSSLAMLEVGEQIHAITTKLGMEGNKYAGAALINLYGKCGNVDKARSVFDVLTELDLVSVNSMIYAYAQNGFGYEALQLFKRIKKLGLAPNGVTFISILLACNNAGLVEEGCQLFAFMKNNHNIELTREHFTCMIDLLGRSKRFEEAAMLIKEVTNPDVVLWRTLLNACRIHGEIEMAEKIMRKVLQLAPGDGGTHILLTNLYASAGKWNQVIEMKTTIRDLKLKKSPAMSWVDVDRGVHTFMAGDMSHPRAHEIFDMLHELIEKVKTLGYSPDTRFVLQDLHEEKKMSSLYYHSEKLAIAFALWKTCGRTTAIRIFKNLRVCGDCHSWIKFVTLLTGRDIIARDSKRFHHFKGGLCSCKDYW; encoded by the coding sequence ATGAATTTCTATTCATCCCTGATCACACAATGCGCACACACAAAATCCTTAACTACCCTTAGAGCAGTTCATGCACATGTTATCAGTTCTGGTTTCTCGTACTGTTTGTTGGGCCACAAGCTCATTGATGGCTACATCAAATGCGGTAGTGTAGCTGAAGCACGCAAgctgtttgatgaaatgcctGAGAGACACATAGTTACTTGGAATTCGATGATTTCTGCTCATGTCAGCCATGGGAAGAGCAAACAAGCTGTTGAGCTCTACGGGAACATGCTTGTGGAGGGTGTTTTACCTGATGCCTACACTTTCTCTGCTATCTTTAAGGCCTTTTCGGAGTTGGGTCTTGTACGCTATGGCCGAAGGGCACATGGGTTGGCGGTGGTTCTCGGTTTGGAGGTATTGGACGTGTTTGTTGCTAGTGCTCTTGTTGATATGTATGCCAAATTTGATAGAATGAGGGATGCCCATTTGGTGTTTGACCGGGTTTTGGAGAAAGATGTGGTCTTGTTTACTGCATTGATTGCGGGTTATGCGCAGCAGGGTCTTGATGGGGAAGCTCTTGAGGTTTTTCGGGAAATGGTTGATAGGAGAGTCAAGCCTAATGAGTATACTCTGGCAAGCACCTTAGCTAGTTGTGGTAATCTAGTGGATTCGATTAATGGTAAGTTGATTCATGGTTTTATTGTTAAGTCTGGTCTGGAATCTTTTGTTGCTTCACAGACTTCACTCCTCACCATGTATTCAAGATGTAACATGGTTGAGGATTCTGTAAAGGTGTTCAATCAGCTTGCTTATGCAAGCCACGTGACTTGGACATCTTTTGTAGTTGGTCTTGTGCAAAATGGGAGAGAGGAGGTTGCTGTGTCAGTATTCAGGGAAATGATTCGGTGTTCAGTAAGTCCAAATCCTTTCACATTGTCCAGCATTCTTCAAGCATGTTCTAGCCTTGCAATGCTTGAGGTAGGGGAACAAATCCATGCCATAACTACAAAACTAGGAATGGAAGGAAATAAGTATGCTGGTGCAGCACTGATTAATCTGTATGGAAAATGTGGAAATGTAGACAAGGCAAGGTCTGTTTTTGATGTGTTAACTGAGTTAGATTTAGTATCCGTCAATTCAATGATCTATGCTTATGCCCAAAATGGTTTCGGGTATGAGGCTCTTCAGCTTTTcaaaagaattaaaaaattgGGACTTGCACCAAATGGTGTGACATTTATTAGCATTCTCTTGGCATGCAACAATGCAGGATTAGTTGAAGAAGGCTGTCAATTATTTGCTTTCATGAAGAATAATCACAATATTGAGTTGACAAGAGAACACTTTACTTGTATGATTGATTTGCTAGGACGATCTAAGAGATTTGAAGAGGCTGCAATGTTGATAAAGGAAGTGACAAATCCAGATGTTGTACTATGGAGGACACTGCTGAACGCATGTAGGATTCATGGAGAGATAGAGATGGCTGAGAAAATTATGAGAAAAGTTCTTCAGCTTGCTCCTGGTGATGGAGGGACGCATATCCTCTTGACAAATCTTTATGCTTCAGCTGGAAAATGGAACCAGGTTATTGAGATGAAAACCACAATAAGAGAtttgaaattgaagaaaagTCCGGCAATGAGTTGGGTTGATGTTGATAGAGGGGTTCATACTTTTATGGCAGGAGATATGTCTCACCCAAGAGCTCATGAGATTTTTGACATGTTGCATGAGTTAATAGAGAAGGTCAAAACTCTGGGTTATAGTCCTGATACCAGATTTGTGTTGCAGGATTTGCAtgaagagaagaagatgagttCTTTATATTATCACAGTGAAAAATTAGCTATAGCTTTTGCTTTGTGGAAGACTTGTGGCAGGACTACTGCTATCAGGATTTTTAAGAATCTTAGAGTTTGTGGGGACTGTCACAGTTGGATAAAATTTGTTACTTTACTTACTGGGAGAGATATTATTGCTAGAGATTCAAAGAGATTCCATCATTTTAAAGGAGGACTATGCTCCTGTAAAGATTATTGGTGA
- the LOC130740098 gene encoding probable 1-deoxy-D-xylulose-5-phosphate synthase 2, chloroplastic isoform X3, producing MGCGAPDAIKLQAYAHKILTGRRSRMPTIRKTLGLAGFPKRDESVHDAFGTGHSSTSISAGLVFVQKIVGMAVARDILGKNNSVISVIGDGAMTAGQAYEALNNAGFLDCNMIVILNDNKQVSLPTATVDGPATPVGALSSTLAKIQASTEFRKLREAAKTITKQIGGQTHQVAAKVDEYARGMISASGSTLFEELGLYYIGPVDGHDIEGLVTILEKVKAMPVPGPILIHIVTEKGKGYPPAEAAADKMHGVVKFEPATGRQFKPKSSTLSYTQYFAESLIKEAEIDNKIVGIHAAMGGGTGLNYFQKRFPDRCFDVGIAEQHAITFAAGLAAEGLKPFCAIYSSFLQRGYDQVVHDVDLQKLPVRFAIDRAGLVGADGPTHCGAFDITFMASLPNMVVMAPSDEAELMHMVATAAAIDDRPSCFRFPRGNGIGATLPLNNKGTPLEIGKGKILTEGSRVAILGYGSAVQQCLHAAQILEEHDISVTVADARFCKPLDIDLIKLLAKEHEFVITVEEGSIGGFGSHVSQFLSIAGLLDGPLKWRAMTLPDRYIEHGSPQDQMDEAGLTSKHIVATVLSLLERPKEALLFK from the exons ATGGGATGTGGGGCACCAG ATGCAATAAAATTGCAGGCATATGCACACAAGATTCTCACAGGTAGAAGGTCTAGGATGCCCACTATTAGGAAAACCTTGGGACTAGCAGGCTTTCCTAAGAGAGACGAAAGCGTACATgatgcttttgggacagggcaTAGTTCTACAAGTATATCTGCTGGTCTTG TTTTTGTACAAAAAATTGTAGGCATGGCAGTTGCAAGGGATATACTAGGAAAGAACAACAGTGTCATCTCAGTGATCGGAGATGGGGCAATGACCGCTGGCCAAGCTTATGAAGCCCTGAACAATGCAGGATTCCTTGACTGTAACATGATAGTTATACTTAACGACAACAAGCAAGTCTCTTTACCAACTGCTACAGTTGATGGCCCTGCAACTCCAGTTGGAGCCCTCAGTAGTACTTTAGCCAAAATTCAAGCAAGTACAGAATTTCGCAAACTCAGAGAAGCTGCAAAA ACCATTACAAAGCAAATAGGAGGACAGACGCACCAGGTTGCGGCAAAGGTAGATGAGTATGCAAGAGGTATGATCAGTGCATCCGGCTCTACACTTTTTGAGGAGCTCGGCTTATACTACATCGGCCCTGTGGATGGTCACGACATTGAAGGTCTGGTCACCATTCTTGAAAAGGTGAAGGCAATGCCTGTCCCTGGTCCAATTTTGATTCATATTGTAACAGAGAAAGGGAAGGGATACCCACCAGCAGAAGCAGCTGCTGATAAAATGCACG GTGTTGTTAAGTTTGAACCAGCAACAGGCCGTCAGTTTAAGCCAAAATCCTCTACTTTGTCATATACCCAGTACTTTGCTGAGTCATTGATCAAGGAAGCTGAAATAGACAACAAGATAGTAGGGATTCACGCCGCAATGGGTGGGGGAACAGGTCTAAATTATTTCCAGAAAAGGTTTCCAGACCGCTGTTTTGATGTGGGGATAGCTGAACAACACGCCATTACATTTGCAGCTGGATTAGCCGCAGAAGGTCTCAAGCCATTTTGTGCCATCTATTCATCATTCCTGCAACGTGGATATGATCAG GTGGTCCATGATGTAGATCTTCAGAAACTACCAGTTCGATTTGCTATTGACCGAGCTGGTTTGGTTGGAGCTGATGGACCAACCCACTGTGGAGCATTTGATATCACATTCATGGCCAGCTTGCCCAACATGGTGGTCATGGCTCCATCTGATGAAGCTGAACTGATGCACATGGTTGCGACAGCAGCAGCCATAGATGACAGACCAAGCTGCTTTAGATTTCCAAGGGGCAACGGGATTGGAGCCACCTTGCCGCTCAATAACAAAGGAACTCCACTTGAG aTAGGAAAGGGCAAAATTCTGACAGAAGGCAGCAGAGTTGCCATTTTAGGATATGGTTCTGCAGTTCAACAATGCTTGCACGCAGCACAAATTCTCGAAGAACATGACATTTCTGTGACAGTCGCTGATGCAAGGTTTTGCAAACCCTTGGATATTGATCTCATTAAGCTATTGGCTAAGGAGCACGAGTTTGTCATCACAGTGGAAGAAGGTTCTATCGGAGGTTTTGGATCACATGTTTCACAGTTCCTAAGCATAGCTGGCCTCCTGGATGGACCGCTGAAG TGGAGAGCAATGACACTTCCTGACAGATACATAGAGCATGGATCACCACAAGATCAGATGGATGAAGCGGGACTTACATCAAAGCATATTGTAGCAACAGTCTTGTCTCTTCTGGAAAGGCCAAAAGAAGCTCTCTTATTCAAGTAA
- the LOC130740098 gene encoding probable 1-deoxy-D-xylulose-5-phosphate synthase 2, chloroplastic isoform X1, with translation MASCGAFLKPNHSLLPCHKTSSPKHDSIKQFCVRASASSTDDGERTIIRKEKDEWKIKYSSKKPVTPLLDTINYPAHMKNLSTQDLEQLAAELRADIVHTVSNSGGHLSSSLGVVELTVALHHVFNTPEDKIIWDVGHQAYAHKILTGRRSRMPTIRKTLGLAGFPKRDESVHDAFGTGHSSTSISAGLVFVQKIVGMAVARDILGKNNSVISVIGDGAMTAGQAYEALNNAGFLDCNMIVILNDNKQVSLPTATVDGPATPVGALSSTLAKIQASTEFRKLREAAKTITKQIGGQTHQVAAKVDEYARGMISASGSTLFEELGLYYIGPVDGHDIEGLVTILEKVKAMPVPGPILIHIVTEKGKGYPPAEAAADKMHGVVKFEPATGRQFKPKSSTLSYTQYFAESLIKEAEIDNKIVGIHAAMGGGTGLNYFQKRFPDRCFDVGIAEQHAITFAAGLAAEGLKPFCAIYSSFLQRGYDQVVHDVDLQKLPVRFAIDRAGLVGADGPTHCGAFDITFMASLPNMVVMAPSDEAELMHMVATAAAIDDRPSCFRFPRGNGIGATLPLNNKGTPLEIGKGKILTEGSRVAILGYGSAVQQCLHAAQILEEHDISVTVADARFCKPLDIDLIKLLAKEHEFVITVEEGSIGGFGSHVSQFLSIAGLLDGPLKWRAMTLPDRYIEHGSPQDQMDEAGLTSKHIVATVLSLLERPKEALLFK, from the exons ATGGCTTCCTGTGGCGCCTTCCTTAAGCCAAACCACTCTCTGCTTCCATGCCATAAAACTTCAAGTCCAAAGCATGATAGCATAAAACAG TTCTGTGTGAGAGCTTCAGCTAGTAGCACCGATGATGGGGAAAGGACAATTATAAGGAAAGAGAAAGATGAGTGGAAGATCAAATACTCAAGCAAGAAACCAGTAACCCCTTTGCTGGACACAATCAACTACCCAGCTCATATGAAGAATCTTTCCACACAG GATCTTGAACAACTTGCTGCAGAGCTAAGGGCAGACATTGTACACACTGTTTCCAACTCTGGTGGGCATCTTAGCTCAAGCTTAGGAGTAGTGGAATTAACAGTGGCTCTGCATCATGTTTTCAACACCCCAGAAGACAAGATTATATGGGATGTGGGGCACCAG GCATATGCACACAAGATTCTCACAGGTAGAAGGTCTAGGATGCCCACTATTAGGAAAACCTTGGGACTAGCAGGCTTTCCTAAGAGAGACGAAAGCGTACATgatgcttttgggacagggcaTAGTTCTACAAGTATATCTGCTGGTCTTG TTTTTGTACAAAAAATTGTAGGCATGGCAGTTGCAAGGGATATACTAGGAAAGAACAACAGTGTCATCTCAGTGATCGGAGATGGGGCAATGACCGCTGGCCAAGCTTATGAAGCCCTGAACAATGCAGGATTCCTTGACTGTAACATGATAGTTATACTTAACGACAACAAGCAAGTCTCTTTACCAACTGCTACAGTTGATGGCCCTGCAACTCCAGTTGGAGCCCTCAGTAGTACTTTAGCCAAAATTCAAGCAAGTACAGAATTTCGCAAACTCAGAGAAGCTGCAAAA ACCATTACAAAGCAAATAGGAGGACAGACGCACCAGGTTGCGGCAAAGGTAGATGAGTATGCAAGAGGTATGATCAGTGCATCCGGCTCTACACTTTTTGAGGAGCTCGGCTTATACTACATCGGCCCTGTGGATGGTCACGACATTGAAGGTCTGGTCACCATTCTTGAAAAGGTGAAGGCAATGCCTGTCCCTGGTCCAATTTTGATTCATATTGTAACAGAGAAAGGGAAGGGATACCCACCAGCAGAAGCAGCTGCTGATAAAATGCACG GTGTTGTTAAGTTTGAACCAGCAACAGGCCGTCAGTTTAAGCCAAAATCCTCTACTTTGTCATATACCCAGTACTTTGCTGAGTCATTGATCAAGGAAGCTGAAATAGACAACAAGATAGTAGGGATTCACGCCGCAATGGGTGGGGGAACAGGTCTAAATTATTTCCAGAAAAGGTTTCCAGACCGCTGTTTTGATGTGGGGATAGCTGAACAACACGCCATTACATTTGCAGCTGGATTAGCCGCAGAAGGTCTCAAGCCATTTTGTGCCATCTATTCATCATTCCTGCAACGTGGATATGATCAG GTGGTCCATGATGTAGATCTTCAGAAACTACCAGTTCGATTTGCTATTGACCGAGCTGGTTTGGTTGGAGCTGATGGACCAACCCACTGTGGAGCATTTGATATCACATTCATGGCCAGCTTGCCCAACATGGTGGTCATGGCTCCATCTGATGAAGCTGAACTGATGCACATGGTTGCGACAGCAGCAGCCATAGATGACAGACCAAGCTGCTTTAGATTTCCAAGGGGCAACGGGATTGGAGCCACCTTGCCGCTCAATAACAAAGGAACTCCACTTGAG aTAGGAAAGGGCAAAATTCTGACAGAAGGCAGCAGAGTTGCCATTTTAGGATATGGTTCTGCAGTTCAACAATGCTTGCACGCAGCACAAATTCTCGAAGAACATGACATTTCTGTGACAGTCGCTGATGCAAGGTTTTGCAAACCCTTGGATATTGATCTCATTAAGCTATTGGCTAAGGAGCACGAGTTTGTCATCACAGTGGAAGAAGGTTCTATCGGAGGTTTTGGATCACATGTTTCACAGTTCCTAAGCATAGCTGGCCTCCTGGATGGACCGCTGAAG TGGAGAGCAATGACACTTCCTGACAGATACATAGAGCATGGATCACCACAAGATCAGATGGATGAAGCGGGACTTACATCAAAGCATATTGTAGCAACAGTCTTGTCTCTTCTGGAAAGGCCAAAAGAAGCTCTCTTATTCAAGTAA
- the LOC130740098 gene encoding probable 1-deoxy-D-xylulose-5-phosphate synthase 2, chloroplastic isoform X2 has product MASCGAFLKPNHSLLPCHKTSSPKHDSIKQFCVRASASSTDDGERTIIRKEKDEWKIKYSSKKPVTPLLDTINYPAHMKNLSTQDLEQLAAELRADIVHTVSNSGGHLSSSLGVVELTVALHHVFNTPEDKIIWDVGHQAYAHKILTGRRSRMPTIRKTLGLAGFPKRDESVHDAFGTGHSSTSISAGLGMAVARDILGKNNSVISVIGDGAMTAGQAYEALNNAGFLDCNMIVILNDNKQVSLPTATVDGPATPVGALSSTLAKIQASTEFRKLREAAKTITKQIGGQTHQVAAKVDEYARGMISASGSTLFEELGLYYIGPVDGHDIEGLVTILEKVKAMPVPGPILIHIVTEKGKGYPPAEAAADKMHGVVKFEPATGRQFKPKSSTLSYTQYFAESLIKEAEIDNKIVGIHAAMGGGTGLNYFQKRFPDRCFDVGIAEQHAITFAAGLAAEGLKPFCAIYSSFLQRGYDQVVHDVDLQKLPVRFAIDRAGLVGADGPTHCGAFDITFMASLPNMVVMAPSDEAELMHMVATAAAIDDRPSCFRFPRGNGIGATLPLNNKGTPLEIGKGKILTEGSRVAILGYGSAVQQCLHAAQILEEHDISVTVADARFCKPLDIDLIKLLAKEHEFVITVEEGSIGGFGSHVSQFLSIAGLLDGPLKWRAMTLPDRYIEHGSPQDQMDEAGLTSKHIVATVLSLLERPKEALLFK; this is encoded by the exons ATGGCTTCCTGTGGCGCCTTCCTTAAGCCAAACCACTCTCTGCTTCCATGCCATAAAACTTCAAGTCCAAAGCATGATAGCATAAAACAG TTCTGTGTGAGAGCTTCAGCTAGTAGCACCGATGATGGGGAAAGGACAATTATAAGGAAAGAGAAAGATGAGTGGAAGATCAAATACTCAAGCAAGAAACCAGTAACCCCTTTGCTGGACACAATCAACTACCCAGCTCATATGAAGAATCTTTCCACACAG GATCTTGAACAACTTGCTGCAGAGCTAAGGGCAGACATTGTACACACTGTTTCCAACTCTGGTGGGCATCTTAGCTCAAGCTTAGGAGTAGTGGAATTAACAGTGGCTCTGCATCATGTTTTCAACACCCCAGAAGACAAGATTATATGGGATGTGGGGCACCAG GCATATGCACACAAGATTCTCACAGGTAGAAGGTCTAGGATGCCCACTATTAGGAAAACCTTGGGACTAGCAGGCTTTCCTAAGAGAGACGAAAGCGTACATgatgcttttgggacagggcaTAGTTCTACAAGTATATCTGCTGGTCTTG GCATGGCAGTTGCAAGGGATATACTAGGAAAGAACAACAGTGTCATCTCAGTGATCGGAGATGGGGCAATGACCGCTGGCCAAGCTTATGAAGCCCTGAACAATGCAGGATTCCTTGACTGTAACATGATAGTTATACTTAACGACAACAAGCAAGTCTCTTTACCAACTGCTACAGTTGATGGCCCTGCAACTCCAGTTGGAGCCCTCAGTAGTACTTTAGCCAAAATTCAAGCAAGTACAGAATTTCGCAAACTCAGAGAAGCTGCAAAA ACCATTACAAAGCAAATAGGAGGACAGACGCACCAGGTTGCGGCAAAGGTAGATGAGTATGCAAGAGGTATGATCAGTGCATCCGGCTCTACACTTTTTGAGGAGCTCGGCTTATACTACATCGGCCCTGTGGATGGTCACGACATTGAAGGTCTGGTCACCATTCTTGAAAAGGTGAAGGCAATGCCTGTCCCTGGTCCAATTTTGATTCATATTGTAACAGAGAAAGGGAAGGGATACCCACCAGCAGAAGCAGCTGCTGATAAAATGCACG GTGTTGTTAAGTTTGAACCAGCAACAGGCCGTCAGTTTAAGCCAAAATCCTCTACTTTGTCATATACCCAGTACTTTGCTGAGTCATTGATCAAGGAAGCTGAAATAGACAACAAGATAGTAGGGATTCACGCCGCAATGGGTGGGGGAACAGGTCTAAATTATTTCCAGAAAAGGTTTCCAGACCGCTGTTTTGATGTGGGGATAGCTGAACAACACGCCATTACATTTGCAGCTGGATTAGCCGCAGAAGGTCTCAAGCCATTTTGTGCCATCTATTCATCATTCCTGCAACGTGGATATGATCAG GTGGTCCATGATGTAGATCTTCAGAAACTACCAGTTCGATTTGCTATTGACCGAGCTGGTTTGGTTGGAGCTGATGGACCAACCCACTGTGGAGCATTTGATATCACATTCATGGCCAGCTTGCCCAACATGGTGGTCATGGCTCCATCTGATGAAGCTGAACTGATGCACATGGTTGCGACAGCAGCAGCCATAGATGACAGACCAAGCTGCTTTAGATTTCCAAGGGGCAACGGGATTGGAGCCACCTTGCCGCTCAATAACAAAGGAACTCCACTTGAG aTAGGAAAGGGCAAAATTCTGACAGAAGGCAGCAGAGTTGCCATTTTAGGATATGGTTCTGCAGTTCAACAATGCTTGCACGCAGCACAAATTCTCGAAGAACATGACATTTCTGTGACAGTCGCTGATGCAAGGTTTTGCAAACCCTTGGATATTGATCTCATTAAGCTATTGGCTAAGGAGCACGAGTTTGTCATCACAGTGGAAGAAGGTTCTATCGGAGGTTTTGGATCACATGTTTCACAGTTCCTAAGCATAGCTGGCCTCCTGGATGGACCGCTGAAG TGGAGAGCAATGACACTTCCTGACAGATACATAGAGCATGGATCACCACAAGATCAGATGGATGAAGCGGGACTTACATCAAAGCATATTGTAGCAACAGTCTTGTCTCTTCTGGAAAGGCCAAAAGAAGCTCTCTTATTCAAGTAA
- the LOC130737097 gene encoding uncharacterized protein LOC130737097, translating into MAFPFPQGWARPKVKLYEGDSDPQEHVNFFVGAMQYAGASDPLYCRCFPMSLGKGPMNWFQNLPSNSLHDWNGVASCFLAQYSSVRSIPKTAQTLALVKQKEKESLKAFLNRFNKEAGDITGLLPDTRLVLATAALAPGPFLTSLDGKPANTLEEFLARAEKFINMEDAATLRAASQTLAIKGPPKMKEHKDQPATRESRRKGQDERKSKRKKYDSYTPLNSSLSRILRERASTDLRDRPPPAPDERGQAGFQKIL; encoded by the coding sequence ATGGCGTTTCCTTTCCCTCAGGGGTGGGCACGGCCCAAAGTGAAGCTCTACGAGGGAGATTCCGACCCGCAGGAGCACGTGAACTTCTTCGTAGGCGCGATGCAGTATGCTGGGGCTAGCGACCCTTTATACTGCCGATGCTTCCCCATGAGCCTTGGAAAAGGACCCATGAACTGGTTCCAGAACTTACCGAGCAACTCACTGCACGACTGGAACGGGGTCGCATCCTGCTTTTTAGCCCAGTACTCCTCGGTACGCAGCATACCGAAGACCGCACAAACTTTGGCTTTGGTTAAGCAGAAAGAGAAGGAGTCCCTGAAAGCATTTCTCAATCGGTTCAACAAGGAAGCCGGGGATATCACCGGTCTCCTCCCCGACACCAGGTTGGTCCTGGCCACCGCAGCTCTTGCACCAGGACCGTTCCTGACCTCGCTGGACGGCAAGCCAGCCAACACTCTAGAGGAATTTCTAGCTCGAGCAGAGAAGTTCATAAACATGGAGGATGCTGCGACCCTGAGAGCCGCGAGTCAAACACTCGCGATCAAAGGACCGCCGAAGATGAAGGAGCATAAGGACCAGCCTGCGACCCGGGAGTCCCGACGGAAGGGTCAAGACGAACGGAAGTCGAAGCGGAAGAAGTATGATAGTTATACCCCGCTGAACTCCTCCCTCTCACGTATCCTGAGAGAGAGAGCCTCCACCGACCTCAGAGACCGTCCCCCCCCCGCTCCTGACGAGAGGGGACAAGCTGGATTCCAAAAGATTCTGTGA
- the LOC130737098 gene encoding uncharacterized protein LOC130737098 has protein sequence MVVEQSLRFNFPTTNNQAEYEACIAGLVTAQDLGAKEILVCCDSLLVVSQANGEAQAKDPILEQYLAHLKRLASTFTKVEFRHVPRAQNDRADTLAKLASTGKPGLNETVIQGTLALPYVADPDRPLGQVTMSIDTEDDWRTPIIKYLRSGWLPEEKAEAKKLVRPASWYTIVNDDLFKRGFSTPLLKCLAKDRAAYVLAEIHEGSCGHHPGGRSLARKVLRAGYYWPTLEKDAAEHVKQCDPCQRHADLHNAPPAHLSSLVSPWPFHQWGMDLLGPFDTAPGQLKYLVVAVDYYTKWIEAEPLATITTARVQRFFYKNVISRFGIPGVLVTDNGTQFTSKGFRDLLDGLHIKQRFTSVEHPQTNGQAESANRVILRGLRKRLGSAKGD, from the coding sequence ATGGTGGTCGAACAATCCCTCCGCTTTAACTTCCCAACTACAAACAACCAGGCCGAGTATGAGGCCTGCATTGCAGGACTGGTCACAGCCCAAGACCTGGGAGCTAAGGAGATACTTGTCTGCTGCGATTCACTTCTGGTCGTCTCACAAGCAAACGGAGAAGCTCAAGCAAAAGATCCCATCCTGGAGCAGTACTTGGCCCATTTGAAGCGACTGGCTTCAACCTTCACCAAAGTGGAGTTCCGCCACGTCCCCAGAGCCCAGAATGATCGCGCAGATACCCTGGCCAAACTGGCCAGCACTGGAAAGCCTGGCCTGAATGAAACGGTCATTCAGGGGACCCTAGCCCTCCCCTACGTAGCTGACCCTGATCGTCCATTAGGACAAGTTACGATGTCGATCGATACCGAAGACGATTGGAGGACCCCGATCATCAAGTATCTCCGATCAGGATGGCTGCCCGAAGAGAAAGCTGAAGCCAAGAAGTTGGTACGACCCGCCTCCTGGTACACTATCGTTAATGATGATCTCTTCAAGCGGGGATTCTCCACCCCCCTTCTGAAGTGCTTGGCTAAGGACAGAGCAGCCTATGTCTTAGCAGAAATCCACGAAGGCAGCTGCGGCCACCATCCGGGTGGGCGTTCCCTTGCCCGAAAGGTCCTCCGAGCCGGCTATTACTGGCCAACCCTAGAGAAAGACGCCGCGGAGCATGTTAAGCAATGTGACCCATGCCAGAGGCACGCCGATCTGCACAACGCTCCTCCTGCCCATCTTTCCTCTCTAGTCAGTCCTTGGCCTTTCCACCAGTGGGGCATGGATTTATTGGGCCCGTTCGACACTGCACCCGGCCAACTCAAGTACTTGGTAGTAGCAGTGGATTACTACACCAAGTGGATCGAAGCTGAGCCACTAGCAACGATCACTACAGCTCGAGTACAACGCTTCTTCTACAAGAACGTTATAAGTAGATTCGGAATCCCCGGGGTCCTAGTCACAGACAATGGAACCCAATTTACCTCTAAAGGGTTTAGGGACCTCTTGGACGGGCTGCACATCAAGCAGCGATTCACTTCTGTCGAGCACCCCCAGACAAACGGGCAGGCAGAGTCGGCCAACAGGGTCATTCTCCGAGGCCTCCGGAAGAGATTGGGGAGTGCCAAGGGCGACTAG